Proteins from one Hoplias malabaricus isolate fHopMal1 chromosome 2, fHopMal1.hap1, whole genome shotgun sequence genomic window:
- the LOC136685978 gene encoding protein PERCC1, which produces MAASVIRTLSGYGLARPVQTCFVPNEEEEAEEEYEEDPREEMEDSFEEEDSPNAQSQKEEPWAEDPSFVHTEMTDRLLRFAELISSDVQRYFGCSHDPEACDIYADRVCPEISGRQRYYADFMRVASSEQGQEPEKLGPLAELFKEAHRKRQGLPMTQRRLPSSFWTEPQPFHLTNTQDTLSISTETSLCSNNNTPISTLSTATPVTTISSSSTPDFSDLLAHWANDRDNGSEFSCDYQLP; this is translated from the coding sequence ATGGCAGCCAGCGTGATCAGAACCCTGAGCGGTTATGGATTGGCCAGACCAGTCCAGACCTGCTTTGTTCCCaatgaggaagaggaggctGAGGAAGAGTATGAAGAGGACCCGAGGGAGGAGATGGAGGACAGTTTTGAGGAGGAGGATTCTCCAAACGCTCAGTCTCAGAAGGAAGAGCCTTGGGCTGAGGACCCCTCATTTGTCCACACTGAGATGACTGATCGTCTGCTGCGGTTCGCTGAGCTCATCAGCAGTGATGTCCAGAGATACTTTGGATGCAGTCACGATCCTGAAGCCTGTGATATTTATGCAGACAGAGTGTGTCCAGAGATCAGTGGCCGACAACGATACTATGCAGACTTCATGAGAGTGGCATCGTCAGAGCAGGGGCAGGAGCCTGAAAAACTGGGCCCCCTCGCAGAGCTCTTCAAGGAGGCCCACAGGAAGAGGCAGGGTTTACCCATGACCCAGCGTCGTCTACCCAGCAGCTTTTGGACAGAGCCACAACCTTTCCACCTTACGAACACACAGGATACCCTCAGTATCTCCACCGAAACCTCACTTTGTAGTAACAACAATACTCCAATAAGCACACTGAGTACTGCTACTCCAGTGACCACCATCAGCAGCTCCAGTACTCCGGATTTCAGTGACTTGCTCGCTCACTGGGCAAACGACAGAGACAATGGCAGTGAGTTCAGCTGTGATTACCAGCTTCCATAA
- the pgap6 gene encoding post-GPI attachment to proteins factor 6, translating to MAKCLFLCLWLSCAVSRCSVDGETYVNEVYSKTPQKLAKYSWFGNVRLYHFTVPEDTVLLRWLLTAIRGSGFHCGDQDIAVHFRAGAPPVINPILMGFPNSTAVSLAFNLTLRVPSGQTINITQFNVTNPVPGDWFIAAHLPKNDGKIEQQGLPSCSYLFQTQLYIRRAADTSVLQNNIPFTQTVTAPLNQAQLKFFVPEFTSKFDVYILSCSVKGGLTSDCGLSVILGSASLASSSVMTVNCSGKEPCSASVSNPPWNSWVRVTVQLSQPNITAVFTITANYTVGCKPLSVPSDFNTSLPLGPSSLSVSSSNTSSNPGSSSPANVALANSSDGACVRNPTVMREEQDVLSVRFSVANNSVRVASDVPAMLALDLNSAADSGGALIVQLDVNVSSLIGAFDSVRACLTTSSPVLQLNTSQSCDAAFMKGYSLKVSSNETKALLRIPFPQAALWYLSLQTICKSSANCTNTSAVVSVSVSLSACIDDCGPYGECRLLRTYSYLYAACVCKAGWLGWSCSDGSAALSFSRQLSAALLLTLSNLLFIPPICVALYRGYHVEATVYFFTMFFSTFYHACDQPGVTVMCIMDYDTLQFCDFLGSVVAVWVTIVCMARMPEPVKYVFFMAGTLFIAMAMQLDRRGLWNLLGPVLFALIIMVTSWVCRGVKRHHCYPPKWKRWVFFLLPGMMSALIGVCVYVFAQTDSNYYYTHSIWHIMVATSVVFLLPPREKDVPPWGWPHKLCGYKICRNQKEELYAVT from the exons ATGGcgaagtgtttgtttttgtgcctTTGGCTGTCCTGTGCAGTCTCCCGTTGTTCGGTGGACG GAGAGACCTATGTGAACGAGGTCTACTCGAAGACCCCTCAGAAGCTGGCTAAATACAGCTGGTTCGGAAATGTCCGCCTCTACCACTTCACAGTCCCGGAGGACACAGTCCTGCTCCGGTGGCTACTCACTGCGATTCGAGGGTCAGGTTTTCATTGCGGTGACCAGGACAttgctgt GCACTTTCGGGCTGGTGCTCCCCCTGTCATCAACCCCATCCTCATGGGATTTCCCAACTCCACTGCAGTCTCCTTGGCATTCAACCTGACCCTGAGAGTGCCTAGTGGACAGACCATCAACATCACACAGTTTAATGTGACGAATCCTGTACCTGGAGATTGGTTTATTGCTGCTCACCTGCCTAAAAATGATGGCAAGATAGAACAACAG ggtCTGCCCTCCTGTTCGTATTTGTTCCAGACTCAGTTATATATAAGAAGAGCAGCTGACACTTCAGTCTTGCAGAACAACATTCCATTCACTCAGACAGTGACTGCACCTCTCAATCAGGCTCAGCTCAA GTTCTTTGTTCCTGAGTTCACCTCCAAATTCGATGTGTACATCCTCAGCTGTTCTGTGAAGGGTGGGTTGACGAGTGATTGTGGTCTGTCAGTAATTTTAGGTTCTGCTTCTTTGGCGTCGAGCTCTGTGATGACAGTGAACTGCTCAGGGAAGGAACCATGTTCTGCTTCTGTGTCCAATCCACCATGGAATAGCTGGGTGCGAGTTACTGTGCAGCTCAGCCAGCCCAACATCACAGCAGTCTTCACCATCACAGCAAATTATACAG TGGGATGTAAACCTTTAAGTGTCCCTTCGGATTTCAATACCTCTCTTCCCCTGGGCCCCTCTTCTCTGAGCGTTTCCTCAAGCAACACGTCCAGTAACCCCGGCAGCAGCTCACCTGCTAATGTGGCACTAGCTAACAGCTCAGATGGAGCCTGTGTCCGAAACCCCACAGTGATGAGAGAGGAGCAAGATGTCCTTTCTGTACGTTTTTCTGTTGCTAACAACAGTGTGAGAGTAGCATCAGATGTGCCAGCCATGCTTGCTCTGGACCTGAATTCAGCAGCGGATAGTGGTGGGGCACTTATAGTTCAGCTGGACGTCAATGTG AGCTCTCTGATTGGTGCATTTGATAGTGTCAGAGCATGTCTCACAACTTCGTCTCCTGTACTTCAGCTCAATACAAGCCAGTCATGTGATGCAG CATTCATGAAGGGCTACTCTCTCAAAGTGAGCAGCAATGAGACAAAGGCTTTGTTGAGGATTCCTTTTCCTCAAGCCGCACTTTGGTACCTCAGTCTGCAAACCATCTGCAAAAGCAG TGCAAACTGCACCAACACATCAGCTGTGGTGAGTGTATCAGTAAGTCTGAGTGCGTGCATCGATGACTGTGGACCATACGGAGAGTGCAGGCTGCTGCGAACGTACAGCTACCTGTatgctgcatgtgtgtgtaaagcaG GTTGGCTAGGATGGAGTTGCTCGGATGGATCGGCTGCTCTGTCATTCTCTCGGCAGCTGAGTGCAGCTTTGCTACTCACGCTCAGTAACCTGCTCTTCATCCCTCCTATATGTGTGGCACTGTACCGCGGCTACCACGTCGAGGCTACTGTCTACTTCTTCACCATGTTCTTCTCTACG TTTTATCATGCGTGTGATCAGCCTGGTGTGACAGTGATGTGTATCATGGACTACGACACACTCCAGTTTTGTGACTTTCTGGGATCGGTGGTGGCCGTTTGGGTGACTATTGTCTGCATGGCACGAATGCCGGAGCCTGTTAAATAT GTGTTCTTCATGGCAGGAACTCTCTTTATTGCCATGGCAATGCAGCTGGACCGCCGGGGCCTGTGGAACCTGCTTGGCCCAGTGCTGTTTGCATTGATTATTATGGTAACTTCCTGG GTGTGTCGTGGTGTGAAACGTCATCACTGCTACCCCCCGAAGTGGAAGCGCTGGGTCTTTTTCCTGTTGCCGGGTATGATGTCAGCACTGATTGGCGTCTGTGTTTACGTCTTTGCACAGACTGACAGTAACTATTACTACACACACTCCATATGGCATATCATGGTGGCCACAAGTGTCGTGTTTCTTTTACCGCCACGTGAGAAAGACGTGCCTCCCTGGGGGTGGCCACACAAGCTCTGTGGCTACAAGATCTGCCGAAACCAGAAAGAAGAGCTTTACGCTGTCACctaa